A single region of the Eublepharis macularius isolate TG4126 chromosome 14, MPM_Emac_v1.0, whole genome shotgun sequence genome encodes:
- the SURF6 gene encoding surfeit locus protein 6 gives MTSLANKDSYLQHLAKKICTREVQEPRKRKSGTGSGEDDAQPKKKKRKKLKKHAQGMGGSPPGKPVVADICKAGAKPTVAKAKSWSPAVQVASDASKLAAVAEKGQNGITGGKSGPYSFSAMTLLRQRLHEKMQDVSSQGRSKELSAAVLKKQQRRKYERERKKRRRKELKMKEKTEKKEAGEASPAAILEIHAPKSDDKSGIVFNKVEVPEEQLSKVEKRKQKRKALKGNLTPLTGKNYKQLLSRLETRKNKLEDLKNKDEKKAQELETKMKWTNVLYKAEGVKIHDNEDRLKKALKRKEQRKAQRQKQWEKRTEQVVEKMQQRQDKRRKNLKKKKLAKVERKKSKARKKGRVLPEDLEKAGF, from the exons GAACTGGGTCAGGGGAGGATGATGCTCagccaaagaagaagaaaagaaagaagctaAAGAAGCATGCCCAGGGCATGGGGGGCTCCCCTCCAGGCAAGCCAGTGGTGGCAGACATCTGCAAAGCAGGGGCTAAGCCAACAGTGGCAAAAGCGAAGAGCTGGAGTCCTGCTGTCCAAGTGGCATCTGACGCCAGCAAATTGGCCGCTGTTGCGGAGAAAGGCCAGAATGGCATTACAG GTGGCAAGAGCGGGCCTTATTCCTTTTCTGCCATGACACTCTTGCGTCAGAGGCTGCATGAGAAAATGCAAGACGTCTCCAGTCAG GGAAGGTCCAAAGAGCTGTCAGCGGCTGTGCTGAAGAAGCAGCAGCGAAGGAAAtatgagagggagagaaagaagcgcCGGAGAAAAGAATTAAAGATGAAGGAAAAAACTGAAAAGAAGGAAGCCGGAGAAGCATCAccggcagccattttggagaTCCACGCCCCTAAGAGTGATGACAAGTCTGGGATAGTCTTCAATAAGGTTGAAGTGCCTGAAGAGCAGCTGAGCAAagtggagaaaaggaagcagaagagGAAGGCTTTGAAAGGGAATCTCACACCGCTGACAGGAAAAAATTACAAGCAGCTGTTGAGCCGGCTGGAGACTCGGAAGAACAAGTTGGAAGACTTGAAGAACAAGGACGAGAAGAAGGCCCAGGAGCTAGAGACAAAGATGAAGTGGACCAACGTCCTCTACAAGGCCGAAGGTGTCAAAATCCATGACAACGAGGACCGACTGAAGAAGGCCCTTAAGCGGAAAGAACAACGCAAGGCCCAGCGCCAGAAGCAGTGGGAGAAACGGACTGAGCAAGTGGTGGAGAAGATGCAGCAGCGGCAGGACAAGCGCCGCAAGAACCTCAAGAAGAAGAAGCTGGCCAAGGTGGAGCGGAAGAAAAGCAAGGCCCGCAAGAAGGGCCGTGTTTTGCCTGAGGATCTGGAGAAAGCTGGCTTCTAG